AACTCGGGGGTCTCCAGGAGCTCATCCagcaggctggaggggagtgCAGACGAGCGCCCATTCTCCTGGAGCGGCGGGGAGGGCGCCCCGATGGCTTGCACCTGCTCCTGCCACGCGGAGGCCTCCGGGGGCGCGGGCCCCGGAGGTGGAGCTGCCCCGACTTGGGGCTGCCACGCCGCCCCGGCGACCTGGggcccctggccccagccccaccacGGACTCCCCTGGGACGTGGGCGGCGCAGGCACGCCCTGGCCCTGCGGCTCAGCTGGAGCGGGCCCAGGCTGTCCCACCCAGCAAGGGCCCGGCAGGCTGTGGTGCTGCGGGTCCTGATCCCCCCGGCGTTGGCTCGGGTGCGGAGGCCACCCCCGCGGAGTCTGAGGGTGGGAGAGCGCCCCCTGCGGAGTAGCCGGGGCAGCGCAGGGAAAATCCCAATCCCCGCCTGCCGCGGCAGGAAGGGAGAGCCCCGCTGCCCGCGCAGCCTGGCTGGGCTGGAGCGGGGCGACGGCCCCCGCTCCCTGGCTCACGAAAGCCCCGTGTGGGAGAGTCCACGGCGCGCAGGGCGTGTGGGGTGCGGGAAGCCCCGTTCCCCACGCCCCGGTGTGGGTGAAGGCGACGGCGACCGGCGGGGGAGCAGCGGGGCGACGACACGCGCCGGGGGCCGCGTTGCCCGGCCCGCCTGCGTGCGCCGGTGCCCCGCCACCCTGGCCTGGGTGCCTGGCCCTCCGGTTCTGAAACCAAATCTGAATCCGGGACTCCGGGAGGCCCGTCTCTCTGGCCAATTCTTCCCGGGTGGCGATGCCGGGAAAGCGATCCTGCTGGAAGGCTCGCAGGAGCAGGGCGGTCTGGGACCGGGTGACGGCGGTGCGCTTTCGCCTGCCTTCCTGCGGGCCGCGTTTCCCGGGCCAGGGCCGAGATTCCCGCGGGTGCTGCCTCAGCTGGCGTGATCTCTCGTTCTGAAACCAAATCTGGACCCTGGGCTCCGGAATGCCGATGGCCTGGGCCAGCTCTTCCCTGGTGGCGATGCCCGGGTAGGGGTTCCGCTCAAAGCAGGCTCGCAGGGCCTCCCTTTGGCTCGGGGTCCAAACGAGTCTCCTTCGCCGTCCTCGTCCTCGGGCTTCCGCCGGGAGGGCGCCCTCGGCAGGTGTCGGGAGAGCCATCGCGGGGAGACCTGGCCGGAATTTCGCGGACAGACACGGGCAGAGAGCGGCCGGCGGGCTCCCGTGCCCCTCAGTCGGCCTGTGCAGGGCGCGCAGGTCCAGCCAGGGGGCCGGCCCAGGCGGCCAGCGGCCCTTATAAAGGCCCACAGGCTCCACCCCTTGAGGAaggcgggggcggggggaagCCTGGGTCAGCCCGACCGCGGAAGCCAGGAACCACAGGGCCCAGGGCGCTGTGACCTGGGTATGGGTGGGGCCGGAGAAGGCCCGGAAGCGGGGAGTGGCTTGCGGGGGGCGGGGAGCGGGCTTCGGGGTCTGGCTCTCTGGGGCGCTCCGGGGATTCTGCGGGGACTGGAAGCCGATCGCGGGGCTCCGCAGACGTCTTCAGCGGGGAGAAGCCAGCCTGGAAGGGGGGAGGGGAGCGTGAAACTGAACCTCCGTGGGAGTCTGGAGATTTCCGGGCCCTCTCTCCGCGAAAGAGACCGTGCCCGGGGGTGTCGCCGTTGCCGTGGGAGTCTCCCACAGGCAGGGGTGTGGGGCGCGTTCACTCCCCCGCAGAAGAGCAGAGCGACACCCCGGAGAAGGGCTGCATCCCCGGCCTCATGGCCTGACGACGGATTCCCGCATCCTGCAGCAGGTGGGGAGTCTCCTCTGTGGCCGCTCTGGAAGCCGGCGAGGAGAGCCAGGACACGGTGCTGGCGTTCCACGGCC
Above is a window of Piliocolobus tephrosceles isolate RC106 unplaced genomic scaffold, ASM277652v3 unscaffolded_21708, whole genome shotgun sequence DNA encoding:
- the LOC113221199 gene encoding double homeobox protein 4C-like; protein product: MALPTPAEGALPAEARGRGRRRRLVWTPSQREALRACFERNPYPGIATREELAQAIGIPEPRVQIWFQNERSRQLRQHPRESRPWPGKRGPQEGRRKRTAVTRSQTALLLRAFQQDRFPGIATREELARETGLPESRIQIWFQNRRARHPGQGGGAPAHAGGPGNAAPGACRRPAAPPPVAVAFTHTGAWGTGLPAPHTPCAPWTLPHGAFVSQGAGAVAPLQPSQAARAAGLSLPAAAGGDWDFPCAAPATPQGALSHPQTPRGWPPHPSQRRGDQDPQHHSLPGPCWVGQPGPAPAEPQGQGVPAPPTSQGSPWWGWGQGPQVAGAAWQPQVGAAPPPGPAPPEASAWQEQVQAIGAPSPPLQENGRSSALPSSLLDELLETPEFLQQAQPLLATEAATELQDVREPALLEPLLLSEEEYRALLEEL